A portion of the Pseudomonas sp. GR 6-02 genome contains these proteins:
- a CDS encoding LysE family translocator, with amino-acid sequence MDLATLLLFLPACFALNMTPGPNNLLSVSNATRYGYRRACVAGVGRLLAFAGMIGLAAAGLSVVLKTSEWLFYAIKIIGAAYLLYLAWQLWRANPEAEQHVTGTPVGILALARQEFLVAAGNPKAILLFTAFLPQFVDPTQAVAPQFAVLGALFLLLEWIAISAYAYMGLHMRRWFAEPRGKRMFNRCCAGLLSAAASVLLMAKRA; translated from the coding sequence ATGGACCTCGCCACCCTCCTCCTGTTTTTGCCGGCCTGCTTCGCCCTGAACATGACCCCCGGCCCAAACAATCTGTTGTCGGTCAGCAACGCCACCCGTTATGGCTATCGTCGCGCCTGTGTGGCCGGCGTCGGGCGTTTGCTGGCGTTTGCCGGGATGATTGGCCTGGCCGCCGCCGGATTGTCGGTGGTGCTGAAAACCTCGGAATGGCTGTTCTACGCGATCAAGATCATCGGTGCCGCTTACCTGTTGTACCTGGCGTGGCAACTGTGGCGTGCCAATCCCGAGGCCGAGCAGCACGTCACCGGCACGCCGGTGGGGATCCTGGCCCTGGCGCGGCAGGAGTTTCTGGTGGCAGCGGGTAATCCCAAGGCCATTTTGCTGTTCACCGCCTTCCTGCCGCAGTTCGTCGACCCGACCCAGGCGGTGGCGCCACAATTCGCGGTGCTCGGCGCGTTGTTCCTGCTGCTGGAATGGATTGCCATCAGCGCCTACGCCTACATGGGCCTGCACATGCGCCGCTGGTTCGCCGAACCACGGGGCAAGCGGATGTTCAACCGTTGCTGCGCGGGGTTGCTGTCGGCGGCAGCTTCGGTGCTGTTGATGGCGAAACGGGCCTGA
- a CDS encoding DUF1059 domain-containing protein → MARKYIDCREFPSASKCSVALSADSENELLEAAAQHAVSVHKHTDSPELRAQLKTMFHDGTPPVEAPRPA, encoded by the coding sequence ATGGCGCGTAAATACATCGACTGCCGCGAGTTCCCAAGCGCGTCCAAATGCTCGGTCGCCCTGTCCGCAGACTCTGAAAACGAACTGCTGGAGGCCGCGGCACAGCATGCGGTCAGTGTTCACAAGCACACCGATTCACCAGAACTGCGTGCTCAACTGAAGACAATGTTCCACGACGGCACCCCGCCCGTAGAAGCACCGCGTCCGGCGTAG
- a CDS encoding bifunctional transcriptional activator/DNA repair enzyme AdaA has product MNLQNAVLPPHAEMVRAMLERDTAYEGVFFTAVKTTGIFCRPSCTARKPKPENVEFFAHADEAMSAGYRACLRCKPLDAAAIAPDWVQRLLKSVDADPDQRWTDAQLLAEGIEPLKLRRWFKQHFGMTFHAWLRSRRLGIALGGIKQGDSIDNAAFDSGYESLSGFRDAFQKSFHITPGRAAHSEPLLFTRLTTPLGPMIAMAERRGLVLLEFLDRPALTKEIEELQNHYGYAVAPGHNGHLQQIEEELAQYFAGKRSEFNVPLHLPGSAFAKQVWSELMKIPYGQTSTYGAIAAQLGKPGASRAVGMANGQNRLAIVLPCHRVIGADGSLTGYGGGQPRKAFLLRLESAAVQITQQLAF; this is encoded by the coding sequence ATGAACCTACAAAACGCTGTGCTTCCGCCCCACGCCGAGATGGTTCGCGCCATGCTCGAACGCGACACCGCCTACGAGGGGGTGTTCTTTACCGCGGTCAAAACCACCGGCATCTTCTGCCGCCCCAGTTGCACGGCGCGCAAGCCGAAGCCGGAAAACGTCGAGTTCTTCGCCCATGCCGATGAGGCGATGTCGGCGGGTTATCGGGCCTGCCTGCGGTGCAAGCCGCTGGACGCCGCGGCCATTGCGCCGGACTGGGTGCAACGACTGCTGAAATCCGTCGACGCCGACCCCGACCAGCGCTGGACCGATGCCCAATTGCTCGCCGAGGGCATCGAGCCGCTGAAACTGCGGCGCTGGTTCAAGCAGCATTTCGGCATGACCTTTCATGCCTGGTTGCGCAGCCGACGCCTGGGCATCGCCCTCGGTGGCATCAAACAGGGCGACTCCATCGACAACGCGGCGTTCGATTCCGGCTATGAATCCTTGAGCGGTTTTCGCGATGCGTTTCAAAAGTCATTCCACATCACCCCCGGTCGCGCCGCCCACAGCGAGCCGTTGCTGTTCACCCGATTGACCACGCCACTGGGACCGATGATCGCCATGGCCGAACGGCGTGGGCTGGTGCTATTGGAGTTTCTCGACCGACCGGCATTGACCAAGGAAATCGAAGAACTGCAGAACCATTATGGCTACGCCGTGGCCCCGGGACACAACGGACATTTACAGCAGATCGAAGAGGAACTGGCGCAATACTTCGCCGGCAAACGGAGCGAATTCAACGTGCCCCTGCACCTGCCCGGCAGCGCGTTCGCCAAGCAGGTGTGGAGCGAATTGATGAAGATCCCCTACGGCCAGACCAGCACCTATGGCGCGATTGCCGCGCAACTGGGCAAGCCCGGCGCCAGTCGCGCCGTGGGCATGGCCAACGGACAAAACCGTCTGGCGATCGTGCTGCCCTGTCATCGGGTGATCGGCGCAGACGGTTCGTTGACCGGCTATGGTGGTGGACAACCGCGTAAAGCGTTTCTGCTCAGGCTGGAAAGCGCCGCGGTGCAAATCACCCAACAACTGGCATTCTGA
- a CDS encoding DNA-3-methyladenine glycosylase family protein, with amino-acid sequence MPDTYQLASQFLSALDADWQRHISAIGPCLHQPHAARDPYESLVRAIAYQQLHAKAGDAIVGRLLALFPASTFPRPEQILATDFEQMRGCGFSASKIATIQGIAQAALDGVVPDYATALAMDDEALIERLITLRGVGRWTVEMLLIYSLERPDVLPADDFGVREGYRRMKGLEQQPSRKQMIDIGLAWSPYRTVASWYLWRVPNR; translated from the coding sequence ATGCCCGACACCTATCAACTGGCCAGCCAATTCCTCTCGGCCCTCGATGCCGACTGGCAGCGCCACATCAGCGCCATCGGCCCTTGCCTGCATCAACCCCATGCGGCGCGCGATCCTTATGAGTCGCTGGTGCGGGCGATTGCCTATCAGCAACTGCATGCAAAGGCTGGCGATGCGATTGTCGGCCGGCTGCTGGCATTGTTTCCCGCGAGCACCTTCCCCAGACCCGAGCAGATCCTGGCGACCGACTTCGAGCAGATGCGCGGTTGCGGCTTTTCCGCCAGCAAGATCGCAACCATTCAGGGCATCGCCCAGGCGGCTCTGGACGGCGTGGTGCCGGACTACGCCACGGCGCTGGCGATGGACGATGAAGCGTTGATCGAGCGTTTGATCACCTTGCGCGGAGTGGGCCGCTGGACCGTGGAAATGCTGCTGATCTACAGCCTGGAGCGGCCAGACGTTTTGCCGGCCGATGACTTCGGGGTGCGTGAGGGTTATCGCCGGATGAAGGGGCTGGAACAACAGCCGAGTCGCAAGCAGATGATTGATATCGGGTTGGCATGGAGCCCTTATAGGACGGTGGCGTCGTGGTATTTGTGGCGGGTGCCTAACCGGTAG
- a CDS encoding VOC family protein has product MQAFTIKHIDHIVLRVEDLERSIAFYGEVLGAELVKRRDDLGLVHLRAGTSMIDLVDIQGELGRTGGAAAGRERRNVDHFCLRIEPFDEDALVSHLQSFGLKPEKAAVRFGAEGNGLSIYCFDPDGNQVELKGPSQA; this is encoded by the coding sequence ATGCAAGCATTCACGATTAAACACATCGATCACATCGTCCTGCGCGTCGAGGACCTCGAACGCAGCATCGCGTTTTACGGCGAGGTACTCGGCGCCGAACTGGTCAAGCGCCGCGACGATCTGGGCCTGGTGCATTTGCGTGCGGGCACCTCGATGATCGACCTCGTCGATATCCAGGGCGAACTCGGCCGCACGGGCGGGGCTGCCGCTGGTCGCGAACGGCGCAACGTCGATCACTTCTGCCTGCGCATCGAACCGTTTGACGAGGATGCGCTGGTCAGTCACTTGCAGTCCTTCGGCCTGAAACCCGAGAAAGCCGCCGTGCGTTTTGGTGCCGAAGGCAACGGGCTGTCGATCTATTGCTTCGATCCGGACGGCAACCAGGTCGAACTGAAAGGACCGTCCCAAGCGTAA
- a CDS encoding isocitrate lyase/PEP mutase family protein, producing MDTLDTQFHQLHQSGLLILTNVADATGARLVEQLGSKAVATSSAAVAWVHGYPDGNTLPLERLVSTVESIARVISVPLSVDIEAGYSDDLERVAQVVDAVIAAGAVGINIEDGAASPDLLARKIEIARQVANRRDVKLFINARTDVYLRGLVPAEDRVAETLKRAALYQAAGADGLFAAGVTAAYEIDALCHGTTLPLNVLGFPGLPSPEELQALGVRRLSAGSGIAEFLYGAMAGLAKSFLQTGTLDSSHLKAFTYSQVNALLAPTGKV from the coding sequence ATGGACACACTCGACACTCAATTCCATCAACTGCACCAGAGCGGGCTGTTGATTCTGACCAACGTCGCCGACGCCACCGGGGCGCGACTGGTGGAACAGCTGGGCAGCAAAGCCGTGGCCACCAGCAGCGCAGCGGTGGCCTGGGTGCATGGTTATCCGGATGGCAACACCTTGCCGCTTGAGCGGCTGGTTTCCACCGTCGAATCCATCGCCCGGGTCATCAGCGTGCCGTTGAGCGTGGACATTGAGGCGGGTTATTCCGATGACCTGGAGCGAGTTGCGCAAGTGGTCGACGCGGTGATCGCCGCCGGTGCCGTGGGGATCAATATCGAGGACGGTGCTGCCTCGCCCGACCTGCTGGCCCGCAAGATCGAAATCGCGCGCCAGGTTGCCAATCGCCGGGATGTGAAGCTGTTCATCAATGCCCGCACTGACGTGTACCTCAGGGGCCTGGTGCCGGCCGAAGATCGCGTCGCCGAGACGCTCAAACGCGCCGCGTTGTATCAGGCGGCCGGTGCCGACGGACTGTTCGCCGCTGGCGTCACGGCGGCGTACGAGATCGACGCCCTGTGCCACGGCACGACGCTGCCGCTGAACGTGCTCGGCTTCCCGGGCCTGCCTTCGCCTGAAGAACTGCAAGCCCTTGGCGTGCGCCGTTTGAGCGCCGGCTCGGGCATCGCCGAATTCCTCTACGGCGCCATGGCCGGCCTGGCCAAAAGCTTTCTGCAAACCGGCACGCTCGACAGCAGTCACCTCAAGGCCTTCACCTACAGCCAAGTGAACGCCCTGCTGGCCCCGACCGGCAAAGTTTGA